CCGCGCTGGCGCTGAAAAACTGGCTGGCGAAATGCGGTTTTGTGGATATCCGCATTGTGGATGTGTGCGTCACGTCGACTGAAGAGCAGCGCCGCACAGAGTGGCTTACCACTGAGTCGCTGGCCGAATTCCTCGACCCGAACGACAGCAGCAAAACCATCGAAGGCTATCCCGCGCCGATGCGTGCGGTATTGATTGCGACTAAGCCGTGATTTGCCCGGCGGCGCTTCGCTTGCACGGTCCTACGGTTTTGTAGGCCGGGTAAGGCGAAGCCGCCACCCGGCGAAATATAAAAAAAGGCCCCTGTTGAAATTGCAGGGGCCTGGTACAAGCAAGCATCATATTGGGCGACATGATGCGCGGTAAAAATCGTTGCTACACGTGAAACTGCTCAATCATTGATTTCATTACCGCAACCGACTCTCCATCTACGCCGTAGCGGGAGTACTCATCCGCTTCTGCATCTGTCGACATTGATAATCCTGTATTGCGATATCGCATAGGCGAAGGCGTCCACTTGCCCGCCGAGCTGTGAAGCTCTTCTACCCCTGCGTTTAAAAACGTTTCCAGATTGCTGGCGCGAACGCCCGCACCCGCCATTATTATTGGAACACCGGAATGTGCTTTTAGTTCCATAATTAATTGCAGTCCTTTTTCAGCGCTCGACTGCTGGCCGGATGTGAGGATGCGTGCCACGCCTAATTCCGCCAAATTTTCAAAGGCTTGAACAGGGTCTTTACACATATCAAAGGCACGATGAAACGTCACCGCCATCCCTTTTGCCGCCGCCATAATCTGACGCATACGCGGCATATCAACGTTGCCGTCTTCATCAAGCAGGCCGATCACCAGACCGGGGAAACCCAGCTCGCGCACTGTAGCGACGTCTTCCAGCATCGCGTCAAACTCACCCGCCGAGTAGCAAAAATCTCCGCCGCGCGGGCGAATAATCGGGTGAACGGGAATAGTCACCGATTTGCGAACCGACTTCAGTACGCCGTAGGATGGCGTCAAACCGCCCTCTTTTGGCGCGGCGCACAGTTCTACGCGATCGGCCCCGTTTTGTTGCGCCGTGACAGCACATTCCATGCTGTAACAACAAATCTCCAGTAGCGCCACACTTCCTCCTTAAATCCACGGTAATAAACCATCATGCCACGCCGCAAAACGGCGGACTCAGCGTGAGTTCACACTCTTTTGCTGCTCATGCTTCACTGGCGACAATTTGCTCGATAGTCCAGGGGTGAAATTTCACCGTGACTTTTCCATCAGTCACGGCCAGCGTCGGGTTCGGCAGACGCTCGCGTTCCCCTTTTGGCGAGCTGGTTTTCACGAAAATGCCGGACTGGCTCAGACCGTCATCGGATAACAGCGCCAGCGCACGTGCATTCAGCGTTTCAGGGTCACCCGGCAGTACGATTTCGATATGCTCCCAGCCCTCAATCGGATAACGTTTTTCGCCCGGCCACGGTAATTCGACCACGCTAAACTGCCAGTGGGCCACGCACACCGGTTGATGCAATTTGAACAGGCAAATCGGGCGACCGTTGATCTCGTTTTCTGACAGCAGTTCACCGCACTGTTCAAATCCGCGACGCCAGCGCTCCGCCGTCGCATTCTGATGACAGCGCAGGGAAATGTGATCGGCGTCGAGTGGTGCAATATCCAGCCCCAGTCGAGTGGCAAGTTCTGTGAACGCCTGGGTGAAACGCGGTAAATCTGCGGAAATATCATGCAGTTCGTCTATGGATTGCCAGTTCGTCATCAGCGGTTCTCTTATCCTGTCGCAAAGCGGCTAATTTACCGTGTTGACGGCTGGCAACCAACCGCAGATTTCACGTTTTACCCGTTGCATGTTTA
Above is a window of Lelliottia jeotgali DNA encoding:
- a CDS encoding copper homeostasis protein CutC, producing MECAVTAQQNGADRVELCAAPKEGGLTPSYGVLKSVRKSVTIPVHPIIRPRGGDFCYSAGEFDAMLEDVATVRELGFPGLVIGLLDEDGNVDMPRMRQIMAAAKGMAVTFHRAFDMCKDPVQAFENLAELGVARILTSGQQSSAEKGLQLIMELKAHSGVPIIMAGAGVRASNLETFLNAGVEELHSSAGKWTPSPMRYRNTGLSMSTDAEADEYSRYGVDGESVAVMKSMIEQFHV
- a CDS encoding Protein yecM; this translates as MTNWQSIDELHDISADLPRFTQAFTELATRLGLDIAPLDADHISLRCHQNATAERWRRGFEQCGELLSENEINGRPICLFKLHQPVCVAHWQFSVVELPWPGEKRYPIEGWEHIEIVLPGDPETLNARALALLSDDGLSQSGIFVKTSSPKGERERLPNPTLAVTDGKVTVKFHPWTIEQIVASEA